A genomic stretch from Falco cherrug isolate bFalChe1 chromosome 1, bFalChe1.pri, whole genome shotgun sequence includes:
- the NEIL3 gene encoding endonuclease 8-like 3 isoform X3: protein MNGSMRINPDGSKDRNGALPVLEIQLTEDTICFFEVTVEYRNAAESKQKVRMMKSLDVCSPEFNFLRAESEIKQQKTRMLCDVLLDQAVLPGVGNIIKNEALFDSGLHPAVKVCQLTDEHIRHLVKMTRDFTLLFYKCRKTGSPLFKHYKVYKRPTCGQCNGKITVCRLGENNRMTYFCCRCQKADLHLVNISTLPTRNSLIGWAYGRGSCPNEHVAQKSEEEWTCMRCTLINKPSADICDACLTSRPTVPKTENVEDSAAFNIKLIKYPCNEFRKPSTEVKINRKAAFGSTTLVLTDLGNKAVLRTDTQIPDGHSQHVASKSNCKQTQTNVYQSGGSTDKDCSTHVTALALSSCQQPLSFKHVQKKQKTSHTPSVHQYNTAISTPPANRTDDGRTLSTGHPRCSKHSCLCSLQVVRKDGANKGRQFYTCPLPRETRCDHFQWADLDFPFCNHGKRCVMKTVLKIGPNNGKNFFVCPLEREKQCGFFQWAESGPGMQAIP, encoded by the exons aaatgcaGCTGAGAGTAAGCAGAAAGTGAGAATGATGAAAAGCTTGGATGTTTGTTCTCCAGAGTTTAACTTCTTAAGAGCAGAAAGTGAGATTAAGCAGCAGAAAACCCGCATGTTGTGTGATGTGTTACTGGATCAAGCAGTATTACCTGGAGTGGGAAATATCATAAAAAATGAAGCACTGTTTGACAGTGGTCTTCATCCAGCTGTTAAG GTTTGCCAACTGACAGATGAGCATATACGTCACTTGGTGAAAATGACACGTGATTTTACCCTGCTCTTTTATAAG TGCCGTAAAACTGGGTCTCCACTCTTCAAACACTACAAAGTGTACAAGCGCCCAACCTGTGGTCAGTGCAATGGGAAGATCACTGTATGTCGTTTAGGAGAGAATAACAGGATGACTTACTTCTGCTGTCGATGTCAAAAGGCAGATCTCCACCTCGTCAATATTAG CACACTGCCAACTCGAAATAGCCTAATTGGCTGGGCATATGGCAGGGGGTCATGTCCTAATGAGCATGTAGCTCAGAAATCTGAAGAGGAGTGGACGTGTATGCGCTGTACCCTAATAAACAAGCCTTCTGCTGACATTTGTGATGCCTGTTTGACATCAAGGCCTACAG TTCCAAAGACAGAGAATGTTGAAGATTCTGCAGCCTTTAACATAAAGTTAATTAAGTACCCTTGTAATGAATTCAGAAAACCGAGCACAGAAGTAAAGATCAATAGGAAAGCTGCATTTGGAAGTACAACTCTCGTCTTAACAGATCTTGGTAACAAAGCTGTTCTGAGAACTGATACCCAAATACCTGATGGACACTCTCAGCATGTTGCTTCAAAAAGCAATTgtaaacaaacccaaaccaatgTCTACCAGTCAGGGGGAAGCACAGACAAGGATTGCTCAACACATGTAACTGCTCTGGCTTTGTCTTCCTGTCAGCAACCTCTCTCTTTCAAACACgtacagaagaaacagaaaaccagtCATACACCCTCGGTTCACCAATATAACACAGCAATCAG CACACCTCCAGCTAATAGGACAGATGACGGCCGTACGTTAAGCACGGGCCATCCTCGCTGCAGTAAacacagctgcctctgcagcctaCAAGTTGTGAGAAAGGACGGAGCAAACAAGGGCAGGCAGTTTTATACCTGCCCTCTGCCCAGGGAAACGCGCTGTGACCACTTCCAA TGGGCTGACTTGGATTTTCCATTCTGTAACCACGGCAAGCGATGTGTTATGAAGACTGTGCTGAAGATTGGTCCCAATAatggaaagaatttttttgtgtgcccTCTTGAGAGGGAAAAACAGTGTGGCTTTTTCCAGTGGGCAGAAAGTGGGCCAGGTATGCAGGCTATTCCTTGA